From the Natrarchaeobaculum aegyptiacum genome, one window contains:
- a CDS encoding DUF7351 domain-containing protein, with the protein MSRGGRDDSSTLPPGDAFAVLGNETRFEIVRTLWELYEPEDPANVVKFADLYDGDTAVSFSELYEAVGYGDSGNFNYHLEQLTDHFVRRTDAGYELTEAGFEIARSVVAGTVGEKLRLDSVEVDEPCPRCGAPVVIDYDNHHLAASCSQCPGIWQDATGDDGVLFTFAVPPSGLTDRTPEEVFHATLRYNLNRIRSFIDGVCPDCSSAVEQSLDVCDDHEPREGGGCPHCHRQHAIEVAERCHQCKSVARGPLTIAILAHPSVTAFYHDRGIVHDFTAWETFRRAQTLETELLETDPYRIRVTIPCDGDRLRLTLDETLAVVDVVQELSSATSTD; encoded by the coding sequence ATGTCACGAGGGGGACGTGACGACTCGAGCACCCTCCCACCGGGGGACGCCTTCGCCGTCCTCGGTAACGAGACGCGCTTCGAGATCGTCCGGACGCTGTGGGAGCTGTACGAACCGGAGGACCCGGCCAACGTCGTCAAGTTCGCGGATCTGTACGACGGGGATACCGCCGTCTCGTTCTCGGAGCTGTACGAGGCTGTCGGCTACGGTGACTCCGGGAACTTCAACTACCACCTGGAGCAACTCACCGACCACTTCGTCCGCCGGACGGACGCGGGGTACGAACTCACCGAGGCCGGTTTCGAGATCGCTCGATCCGTCGTCGCGGGGACGGTCGGCGAGAAACTGCGACTCGACAGCGTCGAGGTCGACGAGCCCTGTCCCCGCTGTGGTGCCCCCGTCGTGATCGACTACGACAACCACCACCTCGCCGCTTCCTGTAGCCAGTGTCCGGGAATCTGGCAAGATGCGACGGGTGACGACGGCGTCCTCTTTACCTTCGCCGTTCCGCCGTCCGGCCTCACGGACCGGACCCCTGAGGAGGTGTTTCACGCCACGCTCCGATACAATCTCAACCGGATCCGATCGTTCATCGACGGCGTCTGCCCCGACTGCTCGAGCGCGGTCGAGCAATCGCTCGACGTCTGTGACGACCACGAACCGCGCGAGGGGGGTGGCTGCCCGCACTGTCACCGCCAGCACGCGATCGAAGTCGCGGAACGCTGTCACCAGTGTAAGTCGGTCGCCCGTGGCCCGCTCACGATCGCCATCCTCGCTCACCCGAGCGTGACGGCGTTCTACCACGACCGCGGAATCGTCCACGACTTTACCGCATGGGAGACGTTCCGGCGCGCTCAGACGCTCGAGACTGAACTCCTCGAGACCGACCCGTACCGCATTCGGGTCACGATCCCCTGCGACGGTGATCGACTGCGACTCACCCTCGACGAGACGCTCGCGGTCGTCGACGTGGTCCAGGAACTGTCGTCAGCGACGAGCACCGACTGA
- a CDS encoding PQQ-binding-like beta-propeller repeat protein: MTDARSESAAGRSRARVRPDARSHDRTDLSACSRGGGLSRRRVLRTGIAAGLAAAGFVTTVGTVNAENVGDVRWTFTAQGFVESSPTVVDGVVYVGDESGAVHAIDTDTGRPQWSFQTGAQVRSDAQVVDGDVYVGSTDGNVYAIDAASGEERWRFETGSYVNSSPTRVGGIVYVGSEDGNVYAIDAAGGTERWRYTTGDIVTTAPTVVDGIVYVGSHDRHVYALAAADGSLVWRYRTGLWVNSAVTVVDGVAYVGSDDSTLYALSATDGSLEWEFTDPDAHVISATTVHDGVVYVGTDDETYGVADDPTEAVLYAVDAATGTERWSFAVDGSDDTDDWQFHASPTVADGVVYASNTNGTVYGLEAATGDVVWAYETRDDVWSSPTVVDGVVYVGSDDGTLYALEGAGDGSSVDSRVELGTLGHHDGWAATAAAAETPTTPPDVGSGDDGDGTNGADRSAAELERELAETAADEGGQQELVEVDLDGVPGMGVTASLASLGGVSYVLKRRLDRLEAVDRLEAGSENEGESQDEAEKAAEDD; encoded by the coding sequence ATGACGGACGCGCGTTCAGAATCGGCCGCAGGCCGATCACGCGCTCGAGTTCGCCCCGACGCTCGTTCCCACGACCGTACCGACCTCTCGGCCTGCTCTCGAGGGGGTGGGCTCTCCCGGCGACGAGTGCTCCGGACGGGTATCGCCGCGGGTCTGGCCGCCGCGGGGTTCGTGACGACGGTCGGGACCGTCAACGCCGAAAACGTGGGGGACGTTCGGTGGACCTTCACGGCGCAAGGGTTCGTCGAGTCCTCGCCGACGGTCGTTGACGGCGTGGTGTACGTCGGGGACGAGAGCGGGGCCGTCCACGCGATCGACACCGACACCGGCCGTCCACAGTGGTCGTTCCAGACCGGCGCGCAGGTGCGCTCCGACGCCCAGGTCGTCGACGGCGACGTCTACGTGGGAAGCACCGACGGGAACGTCTACGCGATCGACGCCGCCTCGGGCGAGGAGCGCTGGCGGTTCGAGACCGGGTCCTACGTCAACTCCTCGCCGACGCGAGTCGGTGGCATCGTCTACGTCGGCAGCGAGGACGGGAACGTCTACGCGATCGACGCCGCGGGCGGCACGGAGCGGTGGCGCTACACGACGGGGGATATCGTCACGACCGCGCCGACGGTGGTCGACGGGATCGTTTACGTCGGGAGCCACGACCGCCACGTCTACGCGCTCGCCGCCGCGGACGGCTCCCTCGTGTGGCGGTATCGAACCGGCCTCTGGGTCAACTCCGCGGTGACCGTCGTCGACGGCGTCGCCTACGTCGGCAGCGACGACTCGACGCTGTACGCGCTGTCGGCAACCGACGGCTCACTCGAGTGGGAGTTCACCGACCCCGACGCGCACGTCATCTCGGCGACCACGGTTCACGACGGCGTGGTCTACGTGGGGACCGACGACGAAACCTACGGGGTCGCCGACGACCCGACCGAGGCGGTCCTCTACGCCGTCGACGCCGCCACCGGAACCGAGCGCTGGTCGTTCGCCGTCGACGGCTCGGACGATACAGACGACTGGCAGTTCCACGCCTCGCCGACGGTCGCCGACGGCGTGGTTTACGCGAGCAACACGAACGGCACCGTCTACGGACTCGAGGCGGCCACCGGTGACGTAGTCTGGGCGTACGAGACACGCGACGACGTCTGGAGTTCACCGACGGTCGTCGACGGCGTCGTCTACGTCGGGAGCGACGACGGAACCCTCTACGCACTCGAGGGAGCCGGCGACGGCTCGAGCGTGGACTCCCGGGTCGAACTCGGGACGCTGGGCCACCACGACGGGTGGGCGGCCACTGCGGCCGCGGCGGAGACGCCCACGACGCCGCCCGACGTCGGGAGCGGTGACGATGGCGACGGGACGAACGGTGCCGACCGGTCGGCCGCCGAACTCGAGCGCGAACTGGCCGAGACCGCGGCCGACGAGGGTGGCCAGCAGGAACTCGTCGAGGTCGACCTCGACGGCGTCCCCGGGATGGGCGTGACCGCCAGTCTGGCGAGTCTCGGGGGCGTCTCGTACGTGCTCAAACGTCGTCTGGACCGACTCGAGGCCGTGGACCGACTCGAGGCCGGGAGCGAGAACGAGGGTGAGTCTCAGGACGAAGCCGAAAAAGCGGCCGAAGACGACTGA
- a CDS encoding ester cyclase, with protein sequence MSPDGDRGSTASPALQLLREVWSGGDLALIDELVTDDYVHSDSVLPDLLEGPAALREWVETVRTGTPDMTKTVRETYVDGDAVIIAYTARGTHEGDIFGIAPTGRSLEVDGVCVSRVADGRLVESTDVWDAFGLFAQLGTFLEGF encoded by the coding sequence ATGTCTCCAGATGGCGATCGAGGTTCGACCGCGAGTCCAGCCCTCCAGTTACTGCGGGAGGTCTGGAGCGGGGGTGACCTTGCACTGATCGACGAACTGGTAACCGACGACTACGTCCACTCCGATTCGGTGCTTCCGGACTTACTCGAGGGGCCGGCGGCGCTGCGGGAGTGGGTCGAGACGGTTCGGACGGGCACGCCCGACATGACCAAGACCGTGCGCGAGACGTACGTCGACGGCGACGCGGTGATCATCGCCTACACCGCGAGAGGGACCCACGAGGGAGATATCTTCGGCATCGCGCCAACTGGTCGCTCGCTCGAGGTCGACGGGGTGTGCGTCTCTCGAGTGGCGGACGGCCGACTCGTGGAATCGACCGACGTCTGGGACGCGTTCGGGCTGTTTGCGCAACTCGGAACGTTTCTGGAGGGATTCTGA